The following proteins are encoded in a genomic region of Coffea eugenioides isolate CCC68of chromosome 6, Ceug_1.0, whole genome shotgun sequence:
- the LOC113774084 gene encoding uncharacterized protein LOC113774084, producing the protein MSKTQEEALRRELTELGSVVRTFANKHDGVEQTVRAIEHRQESTDRAIKNLDQKYEGMMNMMAQIMSKLNDKGKEVGDSHSGNGQIIEGVKEKCAGKGGSRLPRMEFPVFDGTNPREWVRRANKYFQIYEVEEEMKTDIAQLYLKDRADIWFHGMYSERGAVPWRELSLAIRERFGEGDPQEAIEEFNKLVQTGSIADYLEKFEMLKSLVMISLPGQPDSYYKSCFLSGLKEEVVNMVRMTKPLTLADAIETAKLQEKNLEAIRKAQSRGIQKTPLPPLSHTTNFSNKMKWPNNQRPDPHTNKSTKLGGPSTNYYKGITPSEFSYRREKGLCFKCAEPYTLGHTCKQAHIHYIMEDESTEPIIPIEGQGEGAEECADCPEGGNLRENIEVSIHALAGGNEHKTIKMRGKLAGRELLVLIDSGSTHCFMDESLAQDLKMQTAGTTLIVKVANGERLESRQLLQEVGWEMQGHNFLHNFNTLKLGSCDLILGVDWLAKHSPIEFDFQQLTMKFLKEKEPVILKGEAEKLKLKAIKGSRLAKWKRKQNYGITAQIYMVEEGGGDQGQIPTEMRELLVQFESIFDEPQGMPPVRSHDHAIQIKEGATPFKNRPYRCPYVQKAEIEKLVKEMLQMGIIQTSNSSFASPVLLVKKKDGSWRFCVDYR; encoded by the coding sequence ATGTCTAAAACTCAGGAGGAAGCTCTAAGGAGAGAGCTCACTGAGTTGGGGAGTGTGGTAAGAACATTTGCTAATAAGCATGATGGGGTAGAACAGACTGTGAGGGCAATAGAGCATAGGCAGGAGAGCACGGACAGAGCTATCAAAAACTTAGACCAAAAATATGAAGGTATGATGAACATGATGGCCCAAATTATGTCCAAATTGAACGATAAAGGGAAGGAGGTAGGGGACAGCCACTCAGGAAATGGCCAGATCATAGAGGGAGTTAAGGAGAAATGTGCAGGGAAGGGAGGATCCAGACTGCCTAGGATGGAATTCCCTGTGTTTGATGGGACCAATCCTAGGGAATGGGTGAGGAGAGCTAATAAATATTTCCAGATATATGAAGTAGAGGAAGAAATGAAAACTGATATCGCTCAACTCTACCTCAAGGATAGAGCAGACATCTGGTTTCATGGGATGTATTCTGAAAGAGGAGCAGTTCCATGGAGAGAGCTGTCCTTAGCAATCCGTGAGAGATTTGGAGAGGGAGATCCACAGGAGGCCATCGAGGAGTTCAACAAACTGGTGCAAACAGGCAGCATAGCAGACTATCTGGAAAAATTTGAGATGCTGAAATCACTGGTAATGATCTCACTCCCTGGACAACCTGATTCTTATTATAAATCCTGTTTCCTTAGTGGCCTTAAGGAGGAAGTTGTCAACATGGTCAGAATGACCAAACCACTGACATTGGCGGATGCCATTGAGACTGCTAAGCTACAGGAGAAGAACCTAGAAGCCATCAGGAAAGCACAGAGTAGGGGCATACAGAAAACTCCCTTGCCACCATTGTCACACACCACTAATTTCTCCAACAAAATGAAATGGCCTAACAACCAGAGACCAGATCCCCATACCAACAAAAGTACCAAACTAGGAGGACCATCAACCAATTACTACAAGGGAATTACCCCATCTGAGTTTAGCTATAGAAGGGAGAAGGGGTTGTGTTTTAAGTGTGCTGAACCTTATACCTTAGGACACACCTGCAAACAGGCTCATATTCACTACATAATGGAGGATGAGTCTACTGAACCTATCATTCCAATAGAAGGGCAAGGGGAGGGTGCTGAGGAGTGTGCTGACTGTCCAGAAGGTGGTAACCTCAGAGAAAACATTGAGGTCTCCATTCATGCTTTAGCAGGGGGCAATGAACACAAAACCATCAAAATGAGGGGAAAACTTGCAGGAAGGGAGCTACTGGTACTTATTGACAGTGGCAGCACCCACTGCTTCATGGATGAAAGTTTGGCACAGGATCTGAAGATGCAGACTGCAGGTACAACCTTGATTGTTAAAGTGGCTAATGGAGAGAGGCTGGAATCCAGGCAACTCCTACAGGAGGTAGGTTGGGAGATGCAGGGACACAACTTCCTTCACAACTTCAACACACTCAAACTAGGCAGTTGTGACCTGATTCTTGGAGTGGACTGGTTGGCCAAACACAGCCCCATCGAATTTGACTTCCAGCAGCTAACTATGAagtttttgaaagaaaaagagcCAGTAATACTAAAAGGGGAGGCAGAGAAGCTGAAGTTGAAGGCCATTAAGGGAAGCAGGCTTGCCAAATGGAAAAGGAAGCAGAACTATGGAATCACTGCTCAAATCTACATGGTagaagaaggaggaggagaCCAGGGGCAGATTCCAACAGAAATGAGAGAGCTACTGGTGCAGTTTGAGTCCATTTTTGATGAGCCACAGGGCATGCCACCAGTCAGAAGCCATGATCATGCCATCCAAATAAAGGAAGGAGCAACACCTTTCAAGAACAGGCCATACAGATGTCCTTATGTGCAGAAGGCTGAGATAGAGAAGCTGGTCAAAGAAATGTTACAGATGGGAATTATTCAAACCAGCAACAGCTCTTTTGCATCCCCAGTCCTACTGGTGAAAAAGAAGGATGGTAGCTGGAGATTTTGTGTTGATTACAGGTAG